In the Flagellimonas sp. MMG031 genome, one interval contains:
- a CDS encoding DUF1835 domain-containing protein produces MKSLLHITNGDSFTSRLQSLQFKGDVITWREMLCEGKTLSTVGSESFWKTRFEFLNKNYKISKSWFIEKTLKEYRSLCNHKQQDHIVLWFEYDLFCQINMLAVLSWLKTHRRHAEVSLVCSGKVEGSTKLYGLNELSDAKLMELYDNRKVLSQDDIEYADYIWQLYCSDNPIRLENQMANNDFQFEYLSEALKTHLKRFPTIKNGLNDLENHILEVAKEQKPKSKKELMGNLLANQGYYGFGDTQYDRMITSLKPLFSSFNPVKLTKKGLHVLKQETNYYSELRDNQMYLGGSLKYNFLYNTDTERILKL; encoded by the coding sequence ATGAAATCACTGTTGCACATAACCAACGGGGACAGTTTCACGTCTAGGTTACAATCTTTGCAATTTAAGGGAGATGTAATCACCTGGAGGGAAATGCTTTGCGAAGGCAAGACCCTCTCCACAGTAGGTAGCGAATCCTTCTGGAAGACTAGGTTCGAATTTTTGAACAAGAACTACAAGATTTCCAAATCGTGGTTCATCGAAAAAACCCTCAAAGAATATCGATCACTTTGTAATCACAAGCAGCAAGATCATATTGTACTGTGGTTCGAGTACGACCTTTTTTGCCAGATAAACATGCTGGCGGTGCTCAGTTGGCTCAAAACCCACCGTAGACATGCCGAAGTATCCTTGGTTTGTAGTGGTAAAGTGGAAGGCTCCACTAAACTATATGGCCTAAACGAACTTAGTGATGCCAAATTGATGGAGCTGTACGACAACAGAAAGGTGCTTTCCCAGGACGATATTGAATACGCCGACTACATTTGGCAACTCTATTGCAGCGATAATCCAATCCGTTTGGAAAACCAAATGGCCAACAACGATTTCCAGTTTGAATACCTCTCAGAGGCGCTTAAAACCCATTTAAAACGCTTCCCTACCATCAAAAATGGATTGAACGACTTGGAAAATCACATCTTGGAAGTAGCCAAGGAACAAAAACCAAAATCCAAAAAGGAATTGATGGGCAACCTTTTGGCCAACCAAGGCTATTACGGATTTGGAGACACCCAATACGACCGAATGATTACCTCCCTAAAGCCATTGTTCAGCTCCTTTAATCCGGTCAAGTTGACCAAAAAAGGATTGCATGTACTCAAACAGGAGACAAACTACTATTCGGAACTACGTGATAATCAAATGTATTTGGGCGGCTCCTTAAAGTATAACTTCCTATACAACACGGACACCGAACGAATCCTGAAACTTTAA
- a CDS encoding nucleoside phosphorylase, with amino-acid sequence MDASLGNSELILNADGSIYHLNLLPEDIADTIITVGDPDRVKAVSKYFDTVEIKKQKREFVTHTGTYAGKRITAISTGIGTDNIDIVFNELDALANIDFKSREIKPQKRTLNFIRVGTSGSLQANIPVDSFLMSSTGVGFDNLLHFYDGGHIKNQALEKALSDYLGWSHYQIHPYAVDFDQDLANQFIDNRIRFGITATNSGFYGPQGRSLRLAPAIKDFNEKLAGFSYDGRQITNLEMETSGMYGLAKLHGHRAVSLNAILANRATGEFSKNGHRTIDELIQFTLEHLSKSQLV; translated from the coding sequence ATGGATGCTTCACTGGGCAATTCAGAGCTGATTCTGAATGCTGATGGGAGCATTTACCATCTCAATCTTCTTCCAGAGGATATTGCGGACACCATTATCACCGTCGGAGATCCCGATCGCGTGAAAGCGGTTTCCAAATACTTTGATACGGTAGAAATCAAGAAACAAAAGCGGGAATTTGTAACTCACACGGGTACCTATGCCGGCAAACGTATTACAGCGATCTCCACAGGCATTGGCACGGACAATATTGACATCGTTTTTAATGAATTGGATGCGCTAGCCAATATCGATTTCAAGTCAAGGGAAATCAAACCACAGAAAAGAACACTGAATTTTATACGGGTCGGTACATCTGGTTCCCTGCAGGCCAATATTCCCGTAGACTCCTTTTTGATGAGCAGCACAGGTGTCGGGTTTGATAATTTACTACACTTCTACGATGGTGGACACATCAAAAACCAAGCCTTGGAAAAGGCCTTGAGCGATTACTTGGGCTGGAGCCATTACCAAATCCACCCCTATGCCGTTGATTTTGATCAAGATTTAGCCAATCAATTTATTGATAATCGTATACGATTTGGAATAACTGCAACTAATTCAGGTTTTTATGGTCCGCAAGGAAGGTCGTTGCGACTAGCACCCGCCATCAAAGACTTCAATGAGAAATTAGCTGGTTTTTCATATGACGGGAGACAGATTACTAACCTGGAAATGGAGACATCCGGTATGTATGGCCTCGCTAAATTACATGGACACCGTGCTGTTTCGCTCAATGCTATCTTGGCCAACAGGGCCACTGGGGAGTTTTCCAAAAATGGACATCGAACCATTGATGAGCTGATACAGTTTACCTTGGAACACCTCTCCAAAAGTCAACTGGTATAA
- a CDS encoding substrate-binding domain-containing protein: MKKVRIIGVPEHFNLPWHLAMEDNAFEDRGIELQWTDIPEGTGKMTQMLQDGEADMGIILTEGIIKSISQGNPSKIVQTYVSSPLLWGIHVAANSDRTSIASLQHDKVAISRMGSGSHLMAYINAQNQGWDTGNLQFEIINNLDGAVESLTQGSGAYFMWEHFTTKPLVDKGIFKRVGDCPTPWPCFVIAANNSFLQANEGLVKHILEVINTYTVEFKQIPSIDRTLANRYEQQLEYIQQWLSKTHWGQEQLSEKTINEVQARLHDLNLIAKIQDASYFLWK; the protein is encoded by the coding sequence ATGAAAAAGGTACGCATCATTGGGGTTCCAGAGCATTTTAATCTGCCTTGGCATTTAGCTATGGAAGACAACGCTTTCGAAGACAGGGGAATTGAGCTCCAATGGACCGATATACCCGAAGGAACGGGTAAAATGACCCAAATGCTTCAAGATGGGGAAGCCGATATGGGCATTATTCTCACCGAAGGCATCATCAAGAGCATCTCCCAAGGCAATCCAAGTAAAATTGTGCAAACCTACGTGTCGTCCCCCTTGCTTTGGGGTATTCATGTAGCCGCCAACAGCGACAGAACTTCGATTGCTTCATTGCAACATGATAAAGTAGCCATCAGCCGCATGGGAAGTGGAAGCCATCTCATGGCCTACATCAATGCGCAAAACCAAGGTTGGGACACAGGAAACCTTCAATTTGAGATCATCAACAACCTCGATGGTGCCGTGGAAAGCTTAACTCAGGGTTCCGGCGCTTATTTTATGTGGGAACATTTTACCACAAAGCCGTTGGTGGACAAAGGAATCTTCAAACGCGTTGGCGACTGCCCTACTCCATGGCCCTGCTTTGTGATTGCAGCAAACAATAGCTTTTTACAAGCGAATGAGGGCTTGGTAAAACACATTTTGGAAGTGATCAATACCTATACCGTGGAATTCAAACAAATTCCCAGTATCGACAGAACCTTGGCCAACCGCTACGAACAGCAATTGGAGTATATACAACAATGGCTTTCCAAAACCCACTGGGGACAGGAACAACTCTCCGAAAAGACCATCAATGAAGTACAGGCCAGACTGCACGACCTGAATTTGATAGCGAAGATTCAGGATGCATCATACTTCCTTTGGAAATAG
- a CDS encoding uracil-DNA glycosylase, whose protein sequence is MNVNIEPSWKAQLDREFEQAYFQDLATFVKQEYQNHTCYPKGKDIFSAFDHCPFQETKVVIIGQDPYHGPNQANGLCFSVKDGIPHPPSLVNIFKEIKVDVQKPYPKSGNLERWAEQGVLLLNATLTVRAHEAGSHQNKGWERFTDAVIQTVSTELEGVVFLLWGGFAKKKAKLIDKTKHHILTSGHPSPLSANRGLWFGNQHFSATNKLLAQMGKEPIDW, encoded by the coding sequence ATGAACGTGAACATTGAACCCAGTTGGAAAGCGCAGTTGGACCGGGAATTTGAACAAGCCTATTTTCAGGATTTGGCAACATTCGTGAAGCAGGAATATCAAAATCATACCTGTTACCCAAAGGGTAAGGACATTTTTTCTGCTTTTGACCATTGTCCGTTCCAAGAAACCAAGGTGGTGATCATAGGGCAGGACCCGTACCATGGGCCCAATCAGGCCAATGGCCTGTGTTTTTCCGTGAAGGATGGCATCCCACACCCACCATCCTTGGTGAATATTTTTAAGGAAATCAAAGTGGATGTACAAAAACCTTATCCGAAAAGCGGCAATTTGGAACGCTGGGCGGAGCAGGGGGTACTGTTGCTCAATGCTACGCTAACGGTGCGGGCCCATGAAGCGGGCAGTCATCAAAATAAAGGCTGGGAACGCTTTACGGACGCGGTCATTCAAACGGTTTCCACCGAACTGGAAGGAGTGGTGTTTTTGCTTTGGGGCGGATTCGCGAAGAAAAAAGCAAAGCTTATCGACAAAACCAAGCATCACATCCTCACATCGGGACACCCGAGTCCTTTGAGTGCCAACCGGGGTCTATGGTTTGGCAATCAGCATTTTAGCGCTACGAACAAATTGTTGGCCCAAATGGGGAAAGAGCCGATTGATTGGTGA
- a CDS encoding DNA mismatch repair protein MutS, whose translation MRNIHSKTLQDLEFPTVLTQLAARCNTELGKERALDIQPYRKKEELMAVLGQTSEYLASFSNDNRIPNHGFDHINSELGLLKIDNSTLEITGFRKIGGICKTVEIHQKFFKKFKEYYPLLFDKVNGLELHPEIPDAIDAVIDKFGEVKDSASNDLRLIRMQINEVRSKINQSFSSALGRYQSLDFLDEIRESVMENRRVLAVKAMHRKKVKGTVMGTSKTGSIVYIVPEATLSYTRELSNLEFEEKEEIQRILNQLTDQIRPYLELLKTYQSYLAETDITAAKAKYANEMNGMLPDINEERELYLRDAFHPLLYLSNKRKNEKTWPQTIKLHTENRIIVISGPNAGGKSITLKTIGLLQVMLQSGMLIPVHERSSVCFFDQILTDIGDNQSIENHLSTYSYRLKNMNRFLRKCNERTLFLIDEFGTGSDPELGGALAEAFLEVFYEREAYGVITTHYANLKALANELPHATNANMLFNAKTLEPTFQLVLGEAGSSFTFEVAQKNGIPYSLINKAKKKIERGKVRFDATIAKLQKERSKMVETGSKLKEEEIKAREENERLEKLNSKIKSKLESYQEMYDHNQRMIQLGNKVNTVAEKYFIDKKKRPLISEMLRIVETENSKRRKTTAKKAKEKQQEQQQVAQELEQQIKKVRVEKKIKKKKEIQAEKNKPRPVFKVGDRVRLQDGKAVGSIDTLEKGKAVVNYGMFTTNVSVDQLELVEAKK comes from the coding sequence ATGCGAAACATTCACTCCAAAACACTTCAAGACCTCGAATTCCCGACCGTATTGACCCAACTTGCTGCGCGCTGCAATACCGAATTGGGCAAGGAAAGGGCGTTGGACATCCAACCCTATCGAAAAAAAGAGGAACTGATGGCCGTATTGGGGCAAACCTCTGAGTATTTGGCCTCTTTTTCGAACGACAACCGCATTCCCAATCATGGTTTTGACCACATCAATAGTGAACTGGGCCTGTTAAAAATTGACAACAGCACTTTGGAAATCACTGGTTTCCGAAAAATCGGGGGGATTTGCAAAACCGTGGAAATCCACCAGAAATTTTTTAAAAAATTCAAGGAATACTATCCTTTGCTTTTTGATAAGGTCAATGGACTGGAGCTGCATCCCGAGATTCCGGATGCCATAGATGCGGTGATCGACAAATTCGGTGAAGTCAAGGATTCCGCTTCCAACGACCTCCGTTTGATTCGAATGCAGATCAACGAAGTACGGAGCAAGATCAATCAAAGTTTTAGCAGTGCCTTGGGCCGTTACCAATCCTTGGACTTTTTGGATGAAATCCGGGAATCCGTCATGGAAAACCGTAGGGTGTTGGCCGTAAAAGCCATGCACCGCAAAAAGGTGAAAGGCACGGTGATGGGCACCTCCAAAACCGGAAGCATTGTTTACATAGTGCCGGAAGCTACGCTTTCGTACACCCGCGAGCTGAGCAATCTGGAATTTGAGGAAAAGGAAGAGATCCAACGTATCCTCAACCAGCTAACCGACCAGATTCGGCCCTATTTGGAACTGTTGAAGACCTACCAATCCTATTTGGCGGAAACCGACATTACTGCAGCCAAGGCCAAGTATGCCAACGAAATGAACGGTATGCTGCCCGACATCAACGAGGAGCGCGAACTGTACTTAAGGGACGCCTTCCACCCCCTGCTCTATCTGTCCAACAAACGAAAGAACGAAAAAACCTGGCCACAGACCATTAAGCTGCATACGGAAAACCGTATTATCGTGATTTCCGGACCCAATGCGGGTGGAAAAAGTATCACGTTAAAGACGATTGGACTGCTTCAAGTCATGCTTCAAAGCGGGATGCTGATACCCGTGCATGAACGTAGCTCTGTCTGCTTTTTTGATCAAATCTTAACGGATATTGGCGATAATCAATCCATTGAAAATCATCTAAGTACATACAGTTATCGACTAAAAAACATGAATCGCTTTCTGCGAAAGTGCAACGAACGCACCTTGTTCCTTATCGATGAATTTGGAACGGGTAGCGACCCTGAATTGGGCGGTGCTTTGGCGGAAGCCTTTTTGGAGGTCTTTTACGAGCGCGAAGCCTATGGGGTAATCACCACCCACTACGCCAACCTCAAGGCCTTGGCCAACGAGTTGCCCCATGCCACCAATGCCAATATGCTGTTCAACGCCAAAACGCTGGAACCGACTTTTCAACTCGTCTTGGGCGAAGCAGGCAGTTCCTTTACGTTTGAAGTGGCCCAAAAGAATGGTATCCCCTATTCCTTGATCAACAAGGCGAAGAAGAAAATTGAACGCGGCAAGGTCCGGTTTGATGCCACCATTGCCAAATTGCAGAAAGAGCGCAGCAAAATGGTGGAGACGGGCTCCAAGCTCAAGGAAGAGGAAATCAAGGCGCGTGAAGAAAACGAGCGTTTGGAAAAGCTGAATTCCAAGATCAAGTCCAAGTTGGAGAGCTATCAGGAGATGTACGACCATAACCAACGTATGATCCAATTGGGCAACAAGGTGAATACCGTCGCCGAAAAATACTTTATCGACAAGAAAAAGCGCCCTTTGATCTCTGAAATGCTACGCATTGTGGAAACTGAGAACAGCAAACGCAGAAAGACTACGGCCAAAAAAGCCAAGGAGAAGCAACAGGAGCAACAGCAGGTAGCCCAAGAACTGGAGCAGCAGATTAAAAAGGTGCGGGTAGAGAAAAAGATCAAAAAGAAGAAAGAAATCCAGGCCGAAAAGAACAAACCGCGACCTGTATTTAAGGTGGGCGACCGCGTTCGCTTACAGGATGGCAAGGCAGTGGGCAGTATCGATACCTTGGAAAAAGGCAAGGCCGTGGTCAACTACGGAATGTTCACCACCAATGTGAGCGTGGACCAACTGGAACTGGTGGAGGCGAAGAAGTAA
- a CDS encoding serine hydrolase: MKTFKFPTVLFLFLFTISCTNPDKKTDSAELKNEIDRYLTKTMEVHNIPGLALAVVEGDNIIYEGYFGKATLDSKVAVDKNTLFRVFSLTKLITATGVFQLIQDEKLRLEDKISKYLNDLPLQWQEIKIGNLLSHSSGLPDIVKYNSTLTDQELMDKLSKDKMEFVAGNQFRYNQTNYWLLAQIIEKITGLSFDEFILQNQFKNSKKGVLFSSNSQEVIPNRATRYLYNDEAKVFEKDTNNNGTRGHSGNGLNITLREFTEWNRQLDKNALLDEATKSKMWTPFNFTNNKESFLYGWGNYPVNSLSSYGFSGGNLAAFRKFVDQQTTIILLSNGYEIPAYDIIVNDIARIIIPELKGSTLEEDVMRLVLNSEFDKAALAFENLKEKNQDSDFDNLKWNINSLGNAYLYSGNNPEKAFEVFKFNAEANPDWWVALASLAEIHEVKNENISAIKNYQKAILLNKDNEWNYNEQMKNKIEVLRSN; the protein is encoded by the coding sequence ATGAAGACATTCAAATTTCCGACCGTACTATTTCTTTTTCTTTTTACGATTTCTTGTACCAACCCAGATAAGAAAACTGATTCAGCCGAATTAAAAAACGAAATCGACCGTTATCTGACCAAAACCATGGAGGTCCACAATATACCCGGATTGGCCTTGGCCGTTGTTGAGGGTGATAACATTATTTATGAAGGTTACTTCGGGAAAGCTACTTTAGATAGTAAGGTTGCTGTTGACAAGAACACATTGTTCAGAGTTTTCTCGCTAACAAAACTTATAACCGCAACGGGGGTATTCCAACTTATTCAAGACGAAAAACTACGTTTAGAGGATAAAATTTCAAAGTATCTAAATGATTTACCCCTACAATGGCAAGAAATCAAAATAGGAAACCTCTTGAGCCATTCTTCGGGATTACCAGATATTGTAAAATATAATAGCACGCTTACCGACCAAGAGTTAATGGATAAACTGTCCAAAGACAAAATGGAATTTGTTGCAGGAAATCAATTCAGGTACAACCAAACCAATTATTGGTTGCTTGCCCAAATTATTGAGAAAATAACCGGATTAAGTTTTGATGAGTTTATTCTTCAAAATCAATTTAAAAATTCCAAAAAAGGTGTTCTGTTTTCTTCAAATTCACAAGAGGTTATTCCCAACAGGGCCACTAGATATTTATATAATGACGAAGCCAAAGTGTTTGAAAAAGATACCAACAATAATGGGACCAGAGGACATTCTGGCAATGGATTGAATATTACCCTCCGTGAATTTACTGAATGGAACAGGCAATTGGACAAGAATGCTCTACTGGATGAAGCTACCAAATCCAAAATGTGGACCCCATTCAATTTTACCAATAACAAAGAGAGTTTTTTGTACGGATGGGGGAATTATCCTGTTAACAGCTTGTCGTCTTATGGGTTTTCAGGCGGAAACTTAGCTGCCTTTAGAAAGTTCGTGGACCAACAAACAACTATCATATTATTATCGAATGGATATGAAATTCCAGCCTATGACATCATTGTCAATGATATTGCTAGAATTATAATCCCTGAATTAAAAGGTTCCACCCTAGAAGAAGATGTCATGAGGCTCGTCTTAAACAGTGAATTTGATAAAGCTGCATTAGCATTTGAAAATCTGAAGGAAAAAAACCAGGATTCGGATTTTGACAATTTAAAATGGAATATCAACAGTTTAGGCAATGCTTATCTATACAGTGGGAACAACCCTGAAAAGGCATTTGAGGTATTTAAATTCAATGCGGAGGCAAATCCAGACTGGTGGGTTGCATTGGCGAGTTTGGCAGAAATCCATGAAGTAAAAAACGAGAACATCAGTGCTATTAAAAATTACCAAAAAGCCATACTCTTAAATAAAGACAATGAATGGAATTATAATGAACAGATGAAAAATAAGATTGAAGTACTACGAAGCAATTAA